tcaggtcattattatttgattcttttgttttctcaggtgtaaatggcccattattcatgatcattcacgcctccatgctaactgtgtttcttgacaaaaagtgactaaatcaatatattgttttatatgaaggagtaggcattataatttttacataattctgaagcaaaaactctagtctacaacctctaATACCCAGAAgtcatgaacaaatgaaaaaagcacaaatgtcagggcatgtcaaaacttctccaggccccaaatcagcctcagactccagagggttaagaccgtcctcctggttgcattggccttgGTGAAGAGGGTAGGGCACCTGCAAGCATTTTCATTCGACAAATCATGCCTGGAATTCCCGGTGACTCTCATGTTATTCTGAGACCCCAGCCCGGATATGTGCCCAATAGATCAGaaatcaggtagtgaacctgcaagtcctgccttcggaggaggcagacccagccctagctttgctctgtcctgTCCGCGCTCTGCGCCTGTACGTGGACAGAACtcaaagcttcaggacctcagatcagctctttatctgttatggaggccagcagaagggaaaggctgtctccaagcagaggatggcccactggatagtggatgccatcgtcCTGGCGTATCACCCGTCctctcgggttgagagcccactccaccagaggagtAGCCTCTTCCTGGGTGCTGGCACacggcgcctcgctgacagatatctgtagagctgtgggctgggcgacacctaacacgttcgctagaacTGGTATCTTctcgtgtactcgcttccaccagctgttctaagtgtcggcttgcaatgccactccTGCCCCTtgggccggatacgtgcatctTTTATTCCAGTCaagttccccgcttggcgaaccctgtcgagttcctctgCCTCCCCTTTCGCCTCGGACATTGCAgcgtgtctgatgccaggccaaCGTCCGTCACCAATGTTAATGTTGGCTGGGTTCCCCTACGTCCCCTACGgtttcgcttccccagtgtagtctagtttacttagtgggtatttcggaacagcagtagacacTCTCAGAGTAAGCTCGACCCCTTCCCCGTCCCATTGGTGCGCCGAGTGGctagagcttgcgctgggcactggaaggggtgcgattgcatctgcttcctaattatatacacctgtcggaggcggtgcgcattatgcaaatatcgcacgccaattccactGGCCtgttttagttcactcgaagctgatagggctctctagcgatatttcaattcgtcggtcactactgacgtacgtctccattccctccttcagggcacgagggttacatatgtaaccgagacgtttttttgtccataaaaacaacaacaacaaagttgGTGGGGTCAGATATTGTCTGGACACCAacattcttcttttgtgttacaACTTTAAATTGTGGATAAATATTCTGTGTGGTCACTAAGACTTTGATAAGTTATCAAACACACACCCCAGCTTCATCTTCCAGTTCATTCTCTTTGTGACTGCTGAGTTTCAGTCCTTGGCAGACTAGCTGTTCAGCACAGCTCTTCACAAATTTCTCTTGTCGGTTtgtcctcaccctcatgttctgTACCTGCTCCCTAAGGTAGGCCCCCAACTCCTCAAGCCTCTGGGAAGAAAACAGTCTTTTCAGCTAGAAAATCCAAAATTTTAGACCAAAGTTCAAAAGTAAAGATGATGCAGTACTTTTGTGTATCAGCTTTTGTTAACAATTAAGATTCTTTGCAAGAATCAAGATTCTTTGTTGTCATGACAGTTAGGCAACACTTCATGCTTTCCAAACACCAGTGAATTATGCACAGTAAAATCAGGAACATTATGTAAAGTGTTCGAGTCAGTTAAATATTACTTGACAGATGATTACCTCACACTCCTCTGTTTTTTGCTTGCGAATGTCAAGTAATTGTTTTTGCAGTGCTTTAATCCTGAGACAACCTTCTTCCTCCCTATAGTTCACGTACAACATGGTATATGGTCACTATTTGAGGCTACATAGTATagtacatgatatttttttggATAAATAATTTGTCGGTTTCTGTTAAGACCTGTTTATTATGTCCAGAAGTTGGACTTTCTTCTTCCGGTCCTCTCCTATTGCTGAAAAGAGACTTTGAAAAGTGTTTTCCTTCTGGAGCTCAACCATTAGCCCATTTATCACGTCTGACACAAACTGCCTATGGGATCATAGATGATGTTGAAATAGTTTATGAAACATTATGACATgttcaaattaataaaaaaaaaatacaatgacaTAAATTCCagttttcaattttaaattaaaaaacaatagCTACAActgttaattatatataatgtagTAACATTATAGTATAAAGACGTGTGCAATCATACCTGTCTCTCTGCACTTTGGCTAGGTTGTCAGGAGTAAGTAGACTCTCCTGAATACTTATTTGCTTTTGGGATTTGTGTAATTCTCCTGTGAAATCAGACAAACTGCTCCTAGCCATCAGTTGAGCTGTTTTCAGATGCAGTTCGGTCCTTTGCTGCTAAATACAGACAGTGATACAGAATGTGGTACAaagaaaaatatgataaataagATAAAACACAGCTACGGTATTGCTATTGTGTGGTGCAGTGAGCGGGCATTAAAACCATACAAGGAACTCCACATTTTCTCCTTGATCAAGACACTTTACCTCAAATTACACCAGGAGGACTGTCTAATAAGTGTGAAATAAATTGGGTAAATCTCATGAAACATCTCATGAACGTATCTAGGTCAAAATCATAcgaaataaataattttcatgacaatttagCATATTTTACCATCAATCCTTGCAGCATTGTTTGCTGTAATTGTgatatattacataaattattttatttatgggGTACAATGTGACCTGGACATATTCTTGTAAAATTGATCCAGTTAGACTGAAGATAATCAAATGACAAGTTAATCAAATACAACAAGGGAACAACAAATGTTGCATCAAAAATGATTAAGTTGAAATCTAACAATTCTGTTGCACCAAACTTTTGAGACAAGTGGGCAAAACCACAGTCTGGTGCTGTTTCGGATTGCTTTTAGAAGGAAATGCTGCCCATAACTGCTGGCGGTTTGGCCAATGATCCTGTGCATATTTGTGCTCTGGAGAActtcaaaggtttctatttacaatgtgtttttgcagcattgagcaatgtagccaatcacaaacaTATCAATGCTTCTCTTGaacgcaatggccaatcagaggtgtttaagttagAATCCACTCACCGGCAGAGTTTTTGTTCAGTGCTGAGTTCTTTATGGCAGAGTTTTTGTTCAGTGCTGAGTTCTTTATGGTCACAATTCCTCTCATAACAAACAAATCATAGACATAATGTAAAAGAGAGATTCACTGTGCAGTGTAGGgagcttcattgattataatttGGTGAGATTGCATTATCGCGATGAACTAAGATGAGtgaatggccgatttcaaaacactgcttcaggaagctttggagcgttatgaatcttttgtgtcgaatcagcagttcggagcaccaaagtcacgtgatttcaacagtttgacggtttgacatgcgatccgaatcatgatttgacacaaaagatATAATAACGCTCCAAAatttaatgaagcagtgttttgaaattggccatcacaatataagtcgttattttgttttttttggcgcaccaaaaatagtcttgtcactttattatattaatattgaaccactgtattcacacaaactgatttaaatatgtttttagtacattaatggatcttgagagaggaaggctgcgtccgaaacccTAGGTagctctttatttttctagctcaactgtcacagaatggaaagcacaggattgtgggatatcaaaggcagctaaggatacatctatgcttccttcaaaaatcgatctgaggaaggtatctcatgagagaggaagtgaagctaacattggattcggacgtgccttgatgccttactaccttgaaatgtgtcctcggaaggcagcattttccagttttcggatgcagccagtatgtcattgctggctatgcaggcctcactgagccatcggatttcaacaaaaatatcttaatttgtgttccgaagatgaacgaaggtcttacgggtgtggaacggcatgagggtgagtaataaattacattttattaatttttgggtgaagtaaaccctttaatgttatgaatacttttggtgtgcaaaaacaaaacaaaaataaatactttatttaacaatttgaactgttgtcatacgcAGCTGACGTAGTGAATGCAGTTCTGCGCCTCTGTTTTCTATGGCAGAATgatgactcattattggccagctcctgcatcagcatgaAGCGCTGAACTGCGTTCACTACGTCAACTgcgtatgacaacagttcaaattgttaaataaagtctttattttcattttgtttttgcgcacaaaaagtattctcgtcacttcgtGACATTAAAGGAatactccactttttttgaaaataggctcattttccaactcccctagagttaaacagttgagttttagcgttttcaaatccattcagccaatctccaggtctggcggtaccactttaaGCATAGCTCatcatagttcattgaatctgatgagaccaatagACTCAAATAAATGACCACAGAGtggcaatgatattacgcaccGCCTGTGAcaccctgcttgcacagggagcgtgccttgcaaccatggacaCATTTGTGagaggcgctgcgtaatatcattgcgctaGCTgttgcacccatggtacggcagcaaagttccttgattattacgctgaaatgagagtatagttcctagccttATCGGCCCAGAAAATCGcaatttttcattttccatTTTCCATCGACTATATATACACTAGATGTCGCCTTGGGGTTCTAAGCATGCGTCAAAACCGCCGCCATCTTGAAACAGGGGTCTTGTCATAGGAAGTAGCTAGATAGTAGCTGGACTTTTGTGCTGTGTATGGATGTTCAAATGAAAGAAATCTAAAAACCAGAAAGCAAGGGATTACACTTCACAAGTGAGaatgtgttttattatattGAATGTTACGAAATTATATTTCTGGTTACGTTGGTTTGTTTCAGTCCTTGGTTAAGGACCGCAGCTAATCCATGCTAGTTACCCATTAGATTTTGACAGTTAGGAAAACCGCAGTAGGGGCAAAATCTTTGCGTGGCAGGGGCAGCTGCCACTGAGACCTGTCACTCAACCCGTCACCGCTATATGCACCTGCCCCGCGAACTGTCACCGCTGCCACTCGACCTGTCacagggtgcttctcaatatctctcctcgtctcctcgctcctccgtcctccatcctatgacccggaaaacgatcgagctcagccatcttgaaggacatctcaattctctaattgcaccgtGAGGAGGTGAGGAACGAGGAGTGAGGAGGCTTCCTGAGGAGTtatgagcgaggatacacaggtgcatcctttgcggaagtctttctcaTCGAGAAAAGTGACGCacgcataaattctcctccccctttatatccgtcacaataatttaaatataaataacctTTATACCTCATATATTTCAACggggcatcttgctttattaatatttattataattttttttaaataaccaaactttaataaCATATGGATAGATCCCTGGAGTgcagctgatgacgctttgaagtgacgctaaagggagcAAGGAtatatcatttcacttgattcaattcctctGTCCTCGCATCTTTTCCTTGCATCCTTCCCTCGTAtccttccctcgcatcctgaaggggtggagctaagacgcgaggaaaggaagcaaggaaaggaaacgaagatgcacaaataagaattgagaagcacccacaGATATACTTGCCTGTGAGTTGACCTGCCACGGCTATACCTGCCTGCTCCACGACCTGTATGCGGTCACACCATCTATGCTTAAAATGTGTTGCGCGTCTACATGAGGTTGCGTGGTAGGTGTTAAGTGTCGgtagaaatatttttaaaattcattaaaaataaatcaaatgaaaCTGTTTACTGCAAACTTCATGACCCTCACCTGATAATTGTTATACATGTTCCCAATTAAGTACCACTGTGGTAACTATCatgttgttttactgttttattctttaataattatatgtcAAAGTCATAGACTACCTCGCTATAcagagatattttaaaaattcataaaattatgaaatcaaattgttttctacaaactccacctgattcttgttctagATCTCCCCAagtaccactgtggtgattttcatgttgtttttctgttttattctttaataattatatgtaaGTAGCGATAGTTCATTCTAAGTTTAGTCAAGTGGAAGAATGTGACTAATAAACTTAGGCCTACTAGCACtatgcattatatttttaaaaagtagatTATCTTAATATCAAAACCTTAAATTTTCTCTGGACTCATTGTCTGACCATTGGAacaaacccccccccccccccccccaaaaaaaaaaaaaactagaaaaaTCGCATTCATGACAATTTATGGTGATCTTATTTCCGTTAGACCTTTGCCTACATTGACGCTGATGCATTAAAGAGGAGGGGCTCCCCTGTTCCAAGATGGCGGCTCTATTGACGCATTCATTCCAATGAACTGCCATAGCCAAGGCGACATCTAGTGTATATCTATGTTAGTACACAATgtagaagagtcaagttttaaataggaaaaatatcaaaactctttggtcagttttttgagcgagatgctattggtctcatcagattcaatgaactatgctaagctatgataaaagtggtaccgccagatcCAGatattggctgaatggattcgaaaatggtaaaactcaactgtttaggggagttggaaaatgagcctattttcaaaaaaaaaaaaaaaaagtggagtgttcctttaaggttgaaccattgtaatcacgttgactattttaacaatgtctttgctacatttctggacctcaaaaggtgcaatgacgttacTGCCTACGtttggttcagaaaccctcagatttcatcaaaaatatcttaatttgtgttccgaagatgaacgaagatcttaagGGTTTgggacggcatgagggtgagtacttcaCTGTTTAAAAAACCAGCAATGCTGGTAAggtacactgccctccaaaagtttggaaacgcccctggcaaagtgtggttttagacaatatcagcataaatccatttcattttttgctgcaaatacattacagtaacttgacattatcattgaagaccagc
The nucleotide sequence above comes from Chanodichthys erythropterus isolate Z2021 chromosome 7, ASM2448905v1, whole genome shotgun sequence. Encoded proteins:
- the iqcg gene encoding dynein regulatory complex protein 9 isoform X1; this encodes MMSVDVLIACAVLQDHADQLSVLGNIIHPGAETQQRTELHLKTAQLMARSSLSDFTGELHKSQKQISIQESLLTPDNLAKVQRDRQFVSDVINGLMVELQKENTFQSLFSAIGEDRKKKVQLLDIINREEEGCLRIKALQKQLLDIRKQKTEECERLEELGAYLREQVQNMRVRTNRQEKFVKSCAEQLVCQGLKLSSHKENELEDEAGMLQDRIEEEKNVHMETEIFLKRQHANLREKLQFWIQRYEKDMEEKEQEISALKNKRNNSHARIQELSKKCRDMQEVIIEDRMGKEHLRAQLEKEQKERGAATKIQAWWRGTLVRRGLRSPKKADKSKSKAGKKSKKKKK
- the iqcg gene encoding dynein regulatory complex protein 9 isoform X3 — its product is MARSSLSDFTGELHKSQKQISIQESLLTPDNLAKVQRDRQFVSDVINGLMVELQKENTFQSLFSAIGEDRKKKVQLLDIINREEEGCLRIKALQKQLLDIRKQKTEECERLEELGAYLREQVQNMRVRTNRQEKFVKSCAEQLVCQGLKLSSHKENELEDEAGMLQDRIEEEKNVHMETEIFLKRQHANLREKLQFWIQRYEKDMEEKEQEISALKNKRNNSHARIQELSKKCRDMQEVIIEDRMGKEHLRAQLEKEQKERGAATKIQAWWRGTLVRRGLRSPKKADKSKSKAGKKSKKKKK
- the iqcg gene encoding dynein regulatory complex protein 9 isoform X2, yielding MMSVDVLIACAVLQDHADQLSVLGNIIHPGAETQRTELHLKTAQLMARSSLSDFTGELHKSQKQISIQESLLTPDNLAKVQRDRQFVSDVINGLMVELQKENTFQSLFSAIGEDRKKKVQLLDIINREEEGCLRIKALQKQLLDIRKQKTEECERLEELGAYLREQVQNMRVRTNRQEKFVKSCAEQLVCQGLKLSSHKENELEDEAGMLQDRIEEEKNVHMETEIFLKRQHANLREKLQFWIQRYEKDMEEKEQEISALKNKRNNSHARIQELSKKCRDMQEVIIEDRMGKEHLRAQLEKEQKERGAATKIQAWWRGTLVRRGLRSPKKADKSKSKAGKKSKKKKK